A genomic region of Deinococcus humi contains the following coding sequences:
- a CDS encoding 50S ribosomal protein L23: MSYYDIIHQPVISEKAYAGMERGVYSFWVSPKATKTEIKSAIQRAFDVSVVGISTMNVRGKQKRVGRFMGTRNDRKKAVVRLAEGQRIEQLEGQA; this comes from the coding sequence ATGAGCTACTACGACATCATTCACCAGCCGGTGATCAGCGAGAAGGCATACGCGGGTATGGAACGCGGCGTCTACTCGTTCTGGGTCAGCCCCAAGGCCACCAAGACCGAGATCAAGAGCGCCATCCAGCGTGCCTTTGACGTGTCGGTGGTTGGGATCAGCACCATGAACGTGCGCGGCAAGCAGAAGCGCGTGGGCCGTTTCATGGGCACCCGCAATGACCGCAAGAAGGCCGTGGTCCGTCTCGCCGAGGGTCAGCGCATCGAGCAACTCGAAGGCCAGGCCTAA
- the rplD gene encoding 50S ribosomal protein L4: MAQINVIGQNGGRQISLDLPEANANLLHEVVTWQLASRRRGTASTKTRAQVSATGKKMYGQKGTGNARHGDRTVPTFVGGGVAFGPKPRNYGYTLPRKVRQLGLAMALSDRQQEDKLMAVDGFGLDGKTKGFISWAADNGMNGSESVLLVTDDVVARQAARNVPWVTVLPVAGLNAYDILRHDRLVIDAVALEPAQDEQTEEEGAA; encoded by the coding sequence ATGGCGCAGATTAACGTCATCGGACAGAACGGTGGTCGTCAGATCAGCCTGGACCTGCCCGAAGCCAACGCGAACCTGCTGCACGAAGTGGTCACCTGGCAGCTCGCCAGCCGCCGCCGCGGCACGGCCAGCACCAAGACCCGCGCTCAGGTCAGTGCAACAGGCAAGAAGATGTACGGCCAGAAAGGCACGGGTAACGCCCGTCACGGCGACCGCACTGTTCCGACCTTTGTCGGCGGCGGCGTGGCCTTCGGTCCCAAACCCCGCAACTACGGTTACACCCTGCCGCGCAAGGTGCGTCAGCTCGGCCTGGCGATGGCCCTCTCGGACCGTCAGCAGGAAGACAAGCTGATGGCCGTGGACGGCTTCGGGCTGGACGGCAAGACCAAGGGTTTCATCTCCTGGGCCGCCGACAACGGCATGAACGGTAGCGAGAGCGTACTGCTGGTGACCGACGACGTCGTGGCCCGTCAGGCTGCGCGCAATGTTCCCTGGGTGACCGTGCTGCCCGTCGCAGGCCTGAACGCCTACGACATCCTACGCCATGACCGCCTGGTGATTGACGCCGTGGCCCTGGAGCCTGCTCAGGACGAGCAGACTGAAGAAGAGGGTGCTGCATGA
- the rplC gene encoding 50S ribosomal protein L3, whose amino-acid sequence MKGLLGTKIGMTQIWKGDRAVPVTVVLAGPCPVVQRKTAQTDGYEAVQIGFAPKAERKVNRPAMGHFKKAGVSPVRFLREFRNFNPEGDTVNVDIFAEGEKIDATGTSKGKGFQGVIKRWHFAGGPGSHGTKKWHRRPGSIGQRKTPGRVYKGKKMAGHMGMDRITVQNLEVVEVRADENLILVKGAIPGANGGLVVLRGAVKARTPKGGK is encoded by the coding sequence ATGAAGGGCTTGCTGGGCACCAAAATCGGCATGACCCAGATCTGGAAGGGCGACCGCGCCGTTCCGGTGACCGTTGTGCTGGCGGGCCCCTGCCCCGTCGTGCAGCGCAAGACCGCGCAGACCGACGGCTATGAGGCCGTGCAGATCGGTTTTGCTCCCAAAGCTGAGCGCAAGGTCAACCGCCCGGCCATGGGTCACTTCAAGAAGGCCGGGGTCAGCCCCGTGCGTTTCCTGCGTGAGTTCCGTAACTTCAACCCCGAAGGTGACACGGTTAATGTGGACATCTTCGCCGAGGGCGAGAAGATTGACGCCACCGGGACTAGCAAGGGTAAGGGCTTCCAGGGCGTCATCAAGCGCTGGCACTTTGCCGGTGGTCCTGGCAGCCACGGTACCAAGAAGTGGCACCGCCGTCCCGGTTCCATCGGTCAGCGCAAGACGCCCGGCCGCGTGTACAAGGGCAAGAAGATGGCCGGCCACATGGGCATGGACCGGATCACTGTCCAGAATCTGGAAGTGGTCGAGGTGCGCGCCGACGAGAACCTGATCCTGGTCAAGGGCGCGATTCCCGGTGCCAACGGTGGGCTCGTGGTCCTGCGCGGCGCAGTTAAGGCCCGCACGCCGAAGGGAGGCAAGTAA